TTCAATTGCAGCATTGAGTGCCAAGAGGTTTGTTTGCTCTGAAATACCACGAATTACTTCTAGGATAGATCCAATAGACTGTGTTCTATCGGCAAGAGAGGTAATGACCCCTGAAGTATCATTGATTTGATTTGCAAGACTCGTGATTGTGCTGGTGGCTTCTTGCAATATCTTATGCCCATTCTGGGTTTCGATATTCGCTTTTTCAGCGGACTCGGCCGCACCACTCGCATTTTGGGAAATCTCTGCGATTGTTGCGATCATCTCGTTCATTGACGTAACAACTAACAATGACTGCTCGCTTTGATCTTGACCGCGTGCTAATGCCTGTTGGGATTGGCTACGTAGATCCGTTGCGGAATGACCCAGATCGACACCAGTATTTGCAACTTGTGCAATGATCTCATTAATTTTGATAACAAAAGTGTTAAAGGCGGTTGAGATATGGGCAATCTCGTCATTGCCATTAACAGGTAAGCGAATTGTTAGATCACCATCGCCTTTAGAGATGTTTTCTAGCGCGTGTTGTAAGCCTGAAAGTGGGCGTAGTAGTTTGCCTAATAGCCACATCAGTACACAGCCACAGATGAAGAAAATACCAAGAATAACCACGAGCTGACTCATTACGATGCCTTTAGCTGCGTCACTCACCTCTGTGATAGGAATACCGATATCAAATGTACCGTATAGTCCACCGTTGACATAAACAGGGGATAAAATGTCGTATACCCATACCTTTTGAACATCGGCATACCATTTCGAATACTGTGGTTTGCCGCGTGTCGCGCCATCAACGGTATAGCTATCGTTATAGACTTTATTGAGTTTTTCTATATCACTGTGCGCAATCGCCTGAACATTTTTATCAATAACAACGGCATAACTAATGTCTGAGCGACTATTTAGTGACAGTACAAATTGCTGTAAATCTTCGACAGGCTGTGAAGATGAACTCAAGATATATTCGACGTTTTTAGCCAGTAGCTCAGCTTGTGCTTGCGACTTTTTCAGTATGATTTTATCGATTTCTTGATGGGAGATATAAGATGTTGAAGAGACACTCGCTATCGCTGCAATTGCAAACATGATGCAAACTGCAATTAATATTATTTTTTTCATGAACCTAACCTGTTCCTTATGCTTTAGAAGCCATAAAAATCCTAACCAATATCATCACAACGTGTATTTCTAGGGAGTACCCAGTAGGTGCTTTGATTTATGTGTTTTATCTACACGCTGATTTAAGCTTGGAATGATACACGTCATGATGTCATATCACTCTTACGCATATTAAAAAGGTTGATATGGTTCAATATATAAAGTTGTCAGCAACAATATGCGTTTAAGGTAAGGTTGGTTTTGCTTGTTATCTATACAATTAGCTGTGAGTCACAAAAGGGGAATGGACTACGAAGAAAAGCCGACACGAATGAACCAGCGTCGGCTTTGGTTTGTATCATTTAGGCTGTTAGGTTAGGGGGGATCTAAAGCCCATGATATTGGTTGATCTATAGTGAATACTTATTTGGTGAAGAAAACGTTATACATCATGTATAAGTGAGCGGCAGACCAAGAGAAGTTCGATGCACCTTGTACCGCGCCCGTTTCTGGGTTGTAGTTTTCACGAATCGGCATGTTGCCTGTCATCCCTTCCGCGTTATTAAATAGTTCGTTGGCCATCGTAATCGCTTCTTGTTTATAACCATAGTTATCCATAGCGCGGAAGCCAAAGTACACTTGGTCTAGCCATACACGCCCACGCCAGTATACATCCTTGCCGTAAGCTGGGTTTGTTTGTGAAGCAGTTGGTAAAGGCACCCCTTTATTTTGGAATTTATCTGGCGTATTGAATTCGTCTTGATCACGCATCACCGCAATAACTTTATCGGCATGGTCTTGTGTAGCTGCACCATTGAAGAGGGGCGACCAGCCTTCAGGGCCTCGGCCACGAGCAACAATAGGTTCGCCTGCACAGCCATTGGCTAATGGGGCTGGGGTTGTACCATCTGCTTCAACATTAAGATGAATGTC
The nucleotide sequence above comes from Photobacterium swingsii. Encoded proteins:
- a CDS encoding methyl-accepting chemotaxis protein, encoding MKKIILIAVCIMFAIAAIASVSSTSYISHQEIDKIILKKSQAQAELLAKNVEYILSSSSQPVEDLQQFVLSLNSRSDISYAVVIDKNVQAIAHSDIEKLNKVYNDSYTVDGATRGKPQYSKWYADVQKVWVYDILSPVYVNGGLYGTFDIGIPITEVSDAAKGIVMSQLVVILGIFFICGCVLMWLLGKLLRPLSGLQHALENISKGDGDLTIRLPVNGNDEIAHISTAFNTFVIKINEIIAQVANTGVDLGHSATDLRSQSQQALARGQDQSEQSLLVVTSMNEMIATIAEISQNASGAAESAEKANIETQNGHKILQEATSTITSLANQINDTSGVITSLADRTQSIGSILEVIRGISEQTNLLALNAAIEAARAGEAGRGFAVVADEVRNLATKTAQSTNEIQTMIDQLQDEAKNAVDAMDSSKSLTIEGSQATEKAQQALESISAQVMAILDMNTQVATATEQQTSVANEINLNMDTVDSSVKLGLTASQELELSSQKLADLAKTLDHHVGAFKINQ